A genome region from Dolichospermum compactum NIES-806 includes the following:
- a CDS encoding Crp/Fnr family transcriptional regulator encodes MQSPSSFSEASRPFLTWQRILDWAQEHYRCRTFSKDERIPARPGLLYLVQRGAIRMVGTAQVSATASQLTSRRINRTPEEAFLGFVGAGQPFEIVAQSPFTLQSYAHVDQTAVLWMYWHDLDNWPHFRREVMDAFRYQHQRKLLWLSALGQRRTIDRLLGFLTLLIEEYGEPSMSETDPDVIRGYCLPFPLTHAQIGSAIGSTRVTVTRLMGKLRQRGLILTQGDNLICLPAESINRAS; translated from the coding sequence ATGCAATCTCCATCTTCCTTTTCCGAAGCTTCGCGTCCTTTCTTAACCTGGCAACGTATTCTTGACTGGGCCCAAGAACACTACCGCTGCCGCACCTTCAGTAAAGACGAGCGCATTCCAGCTAGACCTGGTTTGCTCTATTTAGTCCAAAGAGGTGCTATCCGCATGGTAGGAACTGCCCAAGTCAGTGCTACTGCCAGTCAGTTAACATCTAGACGCATTAACAGAACTCCAGAAGAAGCCTTCTTAGGTTTTGTAGGAGCAGGACAACCATTTGAAATTGTTGCTCAATCTCCATTTACCCTCCAGTCTTACGCCCACGTTGACCAAACAGCAGTGCTGTGGATGTACTGGCATGACCTAGACAACTGGCCTCACTTCCGCCGTGAAGTTATGGATGCTTTTAGATATCAGCACCAGCGCAAGTTGTTATGGTTGAGTGCTTTAGGACAACGTCGCACAATTGACCGCCTCTTAGGATTCCTCACCCTACTGATTGAGGAATATGGAGAGCCTTCAATGAGCGAAACTGATCCTGATGTCATTCGTGGTTATTGCTTACCCTTCCCCCTTACCCATGCCCAAATTGGCAGCGCCATTGGTTCAACCCGTGTTACTGTCACTCGTTTAATGGGTAAATTACGTCAACGTGGCTTAATCCTTACCCAAGGAGATAATCTGATTTGCCTACCCGCTGAATCTATCAACAGAGCCAGCTAG
- a CDS encoding BrnT family toxin — MELGFEWHEQKAQENLKKHEISFEEAKTVFNDPLSITIADSQHSDDEERYIDIDLSNRSQLLIVVYTERQSNIRIISSRKATNAERKIYEQY; from the coding sequence ATGGAATTGGGGTTTGAATGGCATGAACAAAAAGCCCAAGAAAACCTCAAAAAACATGAAATTAGTTTTGAGGAAGCAAAAACAGTATTCAATGATCCTTTATCTATCACGATAGCTGATTCTCAACACTCTGATGATGAAGAACGCTATATTGATATTGATCTTTCTAATAGAAGTCAACTACTCATTGTAGTTTACACAGAACGTCAATCAAATATTCGCATTATTAGTTCTCGTAAAGCTACAAACGCAGAAAGGAAAATATATGAACAATATTAA
- a CDS encoding Cof-type HAD-IIB family hydrolase produces the protein MHKAPAEVSDIKLLVLDIDGTIAGHSNTLSHIVKEVIAAVQAKGIKVAIATGRMYCSALRFHQEIRSTLPLVAYQGAWIQDPNTQEIHRHLSVSREIALQLLEYFEQPDLRSLLSVHFYINDQLYVREITPETASYQQRCGVNAIPVGDLRQLLDHEPTKILALCDDTNLIQRLLTNLRRRYKPTELYMTTSVATFLEAANTHVNKGNAVRYLAEEMLGLESHHVMTIGDNFNDVEMLSYAGISVAMGDAPAQVQAIAHWVAPSVELDGAAIAMEKFLLN, from the coding sequence ATGCACAAAGCGCCTGCTGAAGTGAGTGATATTAAACTGTTGGTTTTAGATATAGACGGGACAATTGCTGGACACTCCAATACTCTCAGTCATATTGTCAAGGAAGTGATTGCTGCTGTACAAGCAAAAGGAATTAAAGTCGCTATAGCAACAGGAAGAATGTATTGTTCAGCTTTGCGGTTTCATCAGGAAATTAGATCCACACTGCCTTTAGTAGCTTATCAGGGCGCTTGGATTCAAGATCCAAATACTCAGGAAATTCACCGTCATTTATCTGTGTCTAGAGAAATTGCCCTACAACTACTAGAATACTTTGAACAGCCAGATTTGCGATCGCTCCTTTCAGTCCATTTTTACATCAATGATCAACTTTATGTGCGGGAAATTACCCCAGAAACAGCAAGTTATCAACAACGCTGTGGTGTAAATGCTATTCCTGTCGGTGATTTACGTCAATTATTAGATCATGAACCCACTAAAATTTTAGCTTTGTGTGATGACACAAATTTAATTCAACGACTTTTAACTAATTTACGCCGCAGATATAAACCCACAGAATTATATATGACAACCTCTGTAGCCACCTTCCTAGAAGCAGCTAATACTCATGTTAATAAAGGCAATGCTGTCCGTTATCTAGCGGAAGAAATGCTAGGTTTAGAAAGTCATCATGTCATGACTATTGGTGATAATTTCAATGATGTGGAAATGCTCAGTTATGCCGGTATTAGTGTGGCTATGGGTGACGCACCTGCCCAAGTGCAAGCGATCGCTCATTGGGTAGCACCTAGTGTAGAATTAGATGGTGCAGCGATCGCAATGGAAAAATTCTTACTTAATTAA
- a CDS encoding DALR anticodon-binding domain-containing protein encodes MSSLSIFTNKEEITGIKGIKVPLYQGGYNQKILYISGVAMRISKSQNLPVMDGAGAIATLAKGIAGHLSQNSDSLFRVKVVPPGEIHIELMDSTLAAWLQNLIVAKKTGDLINNFLDDQLPTSLSSLKVFAIQYAHSRCCSLLRLGQQEGLIELDRTDFNGFMAVNSIRLLNCEQKLLLNHSDESFLIYQLVKVVDDLVCADSSSIDWAKVGGNLSQAFERFWCNCRIWGEVKIHDPELAQARLGLLIATQLVLRSVLEDKLGIVAPVEL; translated from the coding sequence GTGTCTTCCCTCAGTATTTTTACTAATAAGGAGGAAATTACAGGCATAAAAGGGATAAAAGTTCCTCTCTACCAAGGAGGATATAATCAAAAAATTTTATATATCTCTGGTGTGGCTATGAGAATATCAAAATCTCAGAATTTACCAGTTATGGACGGTGCTGGAGCTATCGCCACGCTTGCCAAAGGCATTGCCGGACATTTATCCCAAAACAGTGATAGTTTATTTAGGGTGAAAGTAGTTCCCCCCGGTGAGATTCATATAGAACTCATGGACTCTACTTTAGCTGCTTGGTTACAAAATTTAATAGTTGCCAAAAAAACTGGAGATTTGATAAATAATTTTTTAGATGACCAATTACCAACTTCATTAAGTTCATTAAAGGTTTTTGCAATTCAATATGCTCATTCGCGCTGCTGTTCTTTGCTGCGCTTAGGACAGCAGGAGGGATTGATTGAACTTGATAGGACAGATTTTAATGGTTTTATGGCTGTCAATTCTATACGTTTGCTAAATTGTGAGCAGAAACTTCTTCTTAATCACTCTGATGAGAGTTTTCTAATTTATCAATTAGTTAAGGTGGTAGATGATTTGGTTTGTGCTGATAGTAGTTCTATTGACTGGGCAAAGGTAGGTGGGAATTTAAGTCAAGCTTTTGAGCGGTTTTGGTGTAATTGTCGGATTTGGGGGGAAGTGAAAATTCATGACCCAGAATTAGCTCAAGCGAGATTGGGATTGCTGATAGCGACTCAGTTGGTTTTAAGGTCTGTGTTAGAGGACAAGTTGGGAATTGTTGCACCTGTGGAACTGTAA
- the mltA gene encoding murein transglycosylase A, translating to MRKNLTLLALSLGIAFINPLSSVIAQAPNSQPVTIPVTPEIPPVVVPALQPIDLETVCTPQNCLGLDEQLWGKQGDKQALLTSIDNSLRYLATNKAVTAYQNYPIKEITLNRVQRSLVRFRQLVVSSRSAAELQAAVRREFVFYQSVGNDGKGTVKFTAYYEPVYVASRVRTAVYKYPLYRLPPDFQKWPKPHPKRVDLEGKNGLLGDKSRLRGLEILWFSNRLDPYMVHIQGSAQIRLTNGRRTSVGYAGGTDYAWTSIGRELAKDGKLPLSGLTMPKLITYFRQNPQELSNYLPRWERFVFFAETNGAPATGSILVPVTAERSIATDKSLMPPGALALIINSFPYPTNRGKLESRLVHRFVLDQDTGSAIKGPGRVDYFMGSGQLAGDRAGITGGNGSLFYLLLKE from the coding sequence ATGAGAAAAAACCTTACTTTGCTGGCCTTAAGTCTGGGAATTGCTTTTATAAATCCACTTTCCTCAGTTATAGCTCAAGCGCCTAATTCACAGCCAGTCACGATACCAGTAACCCCGGAAATACCACCTGTAGTAGTACCAGCACTCCAACCTATTGATTTAGAAACTGTTTGCACCCCCCAGAATTGCTTAGGTTTGGATGAACAACTTTGGGGTAAACAGGGGGATAAACAAGCATTGCTGACCTCCATAGATAACAGCTTGCGCTACTTGGCAACCAATAAAGCTGTTACAGCCTATCAAAATTACCCAATTAAGGAAATTACCCTGAATCGGGTGCAGCGGAGTTTGGTGCGCTTTCGGCAATTGGTTGTGAGTTCTCGGTCGGCGGCTGAACTACAAGCTGCTGTCCGACGGGAGTTTGTCTTTTACCAGTCTGTAGGTAACGATGGCAAGGGAACTGTTAAGTTCACAGCTTATTATGAGCCTGTGTATGTTGCCAGCCGAGTTAGAACTGCTGTATACAAGTATCCTCTTTATCGTCTGCCACCAGATTTCCAGAAATGGCCAAAACCTCATCCTAAACGGGTTGATTTGGAAGGCAAGAACGGGTTGCTGGGGGATAAAAGCAGGTTGCGAGGTTTAGAAATTCTCTGGTTTAGTAATCGTCTAGATCCATACATGGTTCATATCCAAGGTTCTGCCCAAATTAGATTAACTAATGGACGCAGAACATCTGTTGGTTATGCTGGAGGAACTGATTATGCTTGGACTTCTATTGGTAGAGAACTAGCAAAAGATGGGAAACTGCCTCTGAGTGGTTTAACCATGCCTAAGTTAATTACTTATTTTCGCCAAAATCCCCAGGAGTTAAGTAATTATTTACCACGTTGGGAAAGGTTTGTTTTCTTTGCGGAAACTAATGGTGCGCCAGCAACAGGTAGTATTCTTGTGCCTGTCACTGCGGAACGTTCCATTGCTACAGATAAGTCTCTGATGCCACCGGGCGCACTGGCGCTGATTATCAATTCCTTTCCCTATCCCACTAATCGTGGCAAACTGGAATCTCGTCTAGTTCACCGGTTTGTTTTAGATCAGGATACAGGTAGTGCGATTAAAGGACCGGGAAGAGTTGATTATTTTATGGGTTCTGGTCAATTAGCAGGCGATCGCGCTGGTATTACCGGCGGTAACGGGTCACTATTCTATTTATTACTCAAAGAATAG